From the genome of Eucalyptus grandis isolate ANBG69807.140 chromosome 2, ASM1654582v1, whole genome shotgun sequence, one region includes:
- the LOC104434083 gene encoding ABC transporter B family member 11-like isoform X3 — protein sequence MAEESSVDAEAKITQAVVTTSYSLEVISEGGPAQENGGQEDAERSSRKQERPFTVPYHKLFSFADSIDYLLMLVGTIGSVGNGVTMPLMTLLFGSLVDSFGASASNKLIVHGVSEVCMKFIYLALGSGVASFLQVACWMVTGERQAARIRSLYLKTILRQDIGFFDKEINTGEIIGRMSGDTILIQDAMGEKVGKFIQLIATFIAGFVIAFAKGWLLTLVMLSSIPPLVISGAIMTIIISKLAVRGQTAYSVAATVVEQTIGSIRTVASFTGEKLAVAKYNKSLTKAYKSGVQEGLATGFGFGVVMFIILCTYALALWFGAKMVLEKGYSGGDVLNIVFAVLTGSMSLGQASPYLSAFAAGQAAAFRMFEAIERKPLIDLYDTDRRILKDIRGDIELRDVYFSYPARLEEQVFNGFSISIPHGTNAAFVGESGSGKSTVISLIERFYDPQAGEVLIDGINLKEFQLKWIRQKIGLVSQEPVLFTSSIRDNISYGKDGATDEEIWASAKLANAAKFIEKLPQGLDSMVGEHGAQLSGGQKQRIAIARAILKDPRILLLDEATSALDAESERIVQEALDSIMVNRTTIIVAHRLSTVRNADAIAVIHRGRIVEKGPHSELLKDPDGAYSQLIRLQEVNNEQCAPPNQDRPELIVNSGRHSSQRISFLRTMSQGSSSIGNSSRHSFSLFGVPSGIGALETVPPDSSSPPSESLPDVPLYRLAQLNKPEIPVLLLGTIAAIAAGVIMPIFGILLSYIIKTFYEPPHKLHKDSQFWALMFVVLALVSLLVHPLKSYFFAVAGCKLIQRVRSMCFEKVVFMEISWFDRGDHSSGVIGTRLSSDAASFRGLVGDALSLLVQDIATAVAGLAIAFAANWQLALIILALLPVMGANGYVQAKFLQGFSTDAKKLYEEASKVVTDAVGSIRTVASFCAEDRVMELYMQKCRGPIKTGIKQGLISGIGFGTSFFLMYSVYAVSFYAGARLIDDGKTTPAAVFRVFFALLMSAWSVSQSTALVPDSSKAKSSAASVFAILDQTSKIDASSDSGTTLENVKGDIQFEHVSFRYPARPDVEIFRDLCLAIKSGKTVALVGESGSGKSTVISLLQRFYNPDSGQITLDGTDIRLLQLKWLRRQMGLVSQEPALFNDTIRANIAYGKEGNATEAEIVTAAETANAHNFISSLQNGYDTTVGERGVQLSGGQKQRVAIARAMVKAPKILLLDEATSALDAESERVVQDALDRVAVDRTTVVVAHRLSTIKGADLIAVVKNGVIAEKGKHATLIKIEGGIYASLVAMHSATSSSG from the exons ATGGCTGAGGAAAGCAGTGTGGATGCCGAAGCAAAGATCACACAGGCTGTTGTGACAACAAGCTATTCACTAGAGGTGATTTCAGAGGGAGGGCCAGCTCAGGAAAATGGCGGTCAGGAAGATGCCGAAAGGAGCTCCAGGAAACAAGAGCGCCCCTTTACAGTGCCATACCACAAGCTTTTCTCGTTCGCGGATTCCATCGATTACCTATTAATGTTAGTAGGGACGATCGGCTCTGTTGGAAATGGGGTCACTATGCCTCTCATGACACTACTCTTTGGATCACTCGTTGATTCTTTTGGAGCAAGTGCAAGCAACAAACTCATAGTGCATGGTGTTTCCGAG GTGTGTATGAAGTTCATTTACTTGGCTCTGGGGTCAGGGGTGGCGTCTTTCTTGC AGGTTGCCTGCTGGATGGTAACTGGAGAGAGACAGGCTGCACGGATACGAAGCTTATATctcaaaaccattttgaggCAAGACATTGGCTTCTTCGATAAAGAAATTAACACCGGCGAAATAATTGGAAGGATGTCCGGAGACACCATTCTGATTCAAGATGCCATGGGTGAGAAG GTTGGAAAGTTTATACAGCTGATCGCAACATTCATAGCAGGTTTTGTCATAGCTTTTGCCAAGGGATGGCTACTCACCCTAGTCATGTTGTCTTCAATCCCGCCCCTCGTCATCTCTGGTGCGATTATGACCATCATTATATCTAAACTGGCTGTAAGGGGACAAACAGCTTATTCAGTTGCAGCAACCGTGGTAGAACAAACAATCGGGTCGATAAGAACT GTTGCATCATTTACTGGAGAGAAGCTGGCTGTAGCTAAATATAACAAATCACTGACTAAGGCTTATAAGTCGGGTGTGCAAGAGGGTTTAGCCACGGGGTTCGGCTTTGGGGTGGTTATGTTCATCATTCTTTGCACATATGCCCTGGCTCTATGGTTCGGGGCAAAAATGGTACTCGAGAAAGGTTACTCGGGAGGAGATGTCTTGAACATCGTTTTTGCAGTGCTGACGGGGTCCAT GTCTTTAGGTCAGGCATCTCCATACCTCAGTGCATTTGCCGCAGGACAAGCTGCTGCATTCCGGATGTTTGAAGCGATTGAGAGAAAGCCGCTGATAGATTTATATGACACCGACAGACGTATTTTGAAAGATATCCGGGGGGACATCGAGTTGAGGGATGTGTACTTTAGTTACCCTGCGAGGCTTGAGGAACAAGTGTTTAACGGGTTTTCTATCTCAATACCGCATGGCACTAATGCAGCATTTGTCGGGGAAAGCGGGAGTGGAAAATCGACGGTCATAAGTTTGATCGAGAGGTTTTATGACCCCCAAGCTGGTGAAGTGCTTATTGATGGGATCAATCTGAAAGAGTTCCAGCTGAAATGGATAAGGCAGAAGATTGGCCTTGTGAGCCAAGAGCCTGTATTGTTCACTTCAAGCATTCGAGACAACATCTCTTATGGAAAGGACGGCGCAACTGACGAAGAAATATGGGCTTCTGCCAAACTTGCCAATGCGGCTAAATTCATCGAGAAACTACCCCAG GGGCTAGATTCAATGGTCGGTGAGCATGGAGCTCAACTGTCAGGGGGTCAAAAGCAGAGAATTGCAATTGCCAGAGCAATTCTCAAGGACCCAAGAATTTTACTCCTCGATGAAGCCACAAGTGCCCTCGATGCAGAATCCGAGAGGATCGTGCAAGAGGCCCTGGACAGTATCATGGTGAACAGAACAACTATCATTGTAGCTCATCGCTTAAGTACAGTGAGGAATGCCGATGCGATTGCTGTGATTCATCGTGGAAGGATTGTTGAGAAGG GTCCGCATTCCGAGCTTCTCAAGGACCCTGATGGAGCATATTCACAGCTTATACGGTTACAAGAAGTCAACAATGAACAGTGCGCACCGCCCAATCAAGACAGGCCAGAACTAATAGTGAACTCAGGAAGACATTCGAGTCAGCGCATATCCTTCCTCCGAACCATGAGTCAGGGGTCATCTTCCATTGGAAACAGTTCCCGCCACTCATTTTCGTTGTTTGGTGTGCCAAGCGGGATAGGCGCTTTGGAGACAGTCCCACCTGATTCCAGCTCTCCTCCTTCAGAATCACTTCCAGATGTTCCATTGTATCGCCTGGCTCAGCTGAACAAGCCGGAGATTCCTGTCTTACTTCTCGGCACTATAGCCGCTATAGCCGCTGGGGTGATAATGCCAATTTTTGGCATTCTGCTGTCGTacataatcaaaaccttctatGAGCCGCCTCATAAACTCCACAAAGATTCGCAGTTTTGGGCATTGATGTTTGTTGTTCTTGCACTTGTCTCTCTGCTGGTGCACCCATTAAAGTCCTACTTCTTCGCGGTCGCCGGCTGTAAATTGATTCAGCGGGTCCGGTCCATGTGCTTTGAGAAAGTGGTTTTCATGGAAATAAGTTGGTTTGACAGAGGGGATCACTCTAGCGGCGTGATAGGCACAAGACTATCTTCGGATGCTGCTTCTTTCCGTGGTCTAGTTGGAGATGCTCTAAGTTTGCTCGTTCAGGACATTGCCACGGCAGTTGCTGGCTTAGCCATTGCTTTTGCAGCGAACTGGCAACTGGCTCTTATAATCCTTGCGTTGCTGCCCGTGATGGGGGCAAATGGCTATGTCCAAGCGAAGTTCCTGCAAGGATTTAGCACTGATGCAAAG AAACTGTACGAGGAAGCGAGCAAAGTCGTGACTGACGCGGTGGGAAGCATAAGGACAGTGGCTTCATTCTGTGCAGAAGATAGGGTCATGGAGCTGTACATGCAGAAATGTCGTGGCCCGATTAAAACAGGAATAAAGCAGGGCCTGATAAGTGGGATTGGGTTCGGGACATCGTTCTTCTTGATGTATTCCGTATATGCCGTCAGTTTCTATGCCGGAGCACGACTAATTGATGATGGAAAGACGACACCAGCTGCTGTTTTTCGT GTTTTCTTCGCTCTTCTTATGTCGGCATGGTCAGTGTCTCAATCCACTGCTCTTGTCCCGGATTCTAGTAAAGCAAAGAGTTCTGCAGCTTCTGTATTTGCCATCCTCGACCAGACATCAAAAATTGATGCAAGCAGCGATTCCGGAACAACACTTGAAAATGTCAAGGGAGATATCCAGTTCGAACACGTCAGCTTCAGATATCCCGCTAGACCCGACGTGGAAATATTCCGAGATCTCTGCTTAGCGATCAAATCGGGAAAG ACAGTTGCACTGGTCGGGGAAAGCGGCAGCGGGAAGTCAACAGTGATCTCGCTGTTGCAGAGATTCTACAATCCAGATTCAGGACAGATCACATTGGACGGGACAGACATAAGGCTACTGCAGCTGAAGTGGCTGAGACGGCAAATGGGTCTAGTGAGCCAGGAGCCTGCGCTGTTCAACGACACGATCCGAGCGAACATCGCCTATGGAAAAGAAGGAAACGCGACTGAAGCAGAGATTGTCACCGCAGCTGAAACTGCAAATGCTCACAATTTCATCAGCAGCCTACAAAAT GGTTATGATACGACAGTCGGCGAGCGAGGCGTGCAGCTCTCAGGCGGACAGAAGCAACGGGTGGCAATTGCGAGGGCCATGGTGAAGGCTCCGAAGATTCTGCTCCTCGACGAAGCCACCAGCGCCCTCGATGCCGAGTCCGAGCGCGTGGTGCAAGACGCGCTGGACAGGGTCGCAGTGGACAGGACCACGGTGGTGGTGGCGCACCGGTTGTCCACGATCAAAGGCGCGGACTTGATAGCGGTGGTGAAGAACGGGGTGATTGCGGAGAAAGGGAAGCATGCGACCTTGATCAAGATTGAGGGTGGTATCTATGCTTCCTTGGTGGCCATGCATTCCGCTACATCATCATCTGGGTGA